From a single Nymphaea colorata isolate Beijing-Zhang1983 chromosome 4, ASM883128v2, whole genome shotgun sequence genomic region:
- the LOC116252990 gene encoding protein FATTY ACID EXPORT 4, chloroplastic, translating to MLLLSLPSAPLLGLSSSSIFLRATHGRCPTFLLGPLKSRNNNSDNDTSLPPRKLNIRRLGGRWSEQSSPSRLHCRAQLYDQLAPTASAVYGTLLLGGGLFAYVRSGSKGSIIGGAAGAVLMATAYFLMQAPGTRDIGDAFAFGSALLFSAVFGIRLAATRKLIPSGLLLGLSVCALAIFFSSYMHDKYIINDPLIM from the exons ATGTTGCTCCTTTCGCTTCCCTCGGCTCCCCTTCTGggcctctcttcttcttctatctttcTGAGAGCTACCCATGGAAGATGCCCCACGTTCCTGTTAGGCCCTCTCAAGAGCAGGAACAATAACAGTGACAATGACACTTCTCTTCCGCCTAGGAAGCTCAATATCAGAAGGTTGGGAGGAAGATGGTCGGAACAATCTTCTCCTTCGCGCTTGCATTGTAGAGCTCAGCTGTACGACCAGCTTGCCCCCACAGCCTCTGCCGTCTACGGAACTCTTCTACTTGGCGGTGGCCTCTTTGCCT ACGTACGGTCGGGCAGTAAGGGATCGATTATTGGAGGAGCAGCTGGTGCTGTTCTAATGGCAACG GCCTACTTTCTAATGCAAGCTCCTGGAACAAGAGATATTGGTGATGCATTTGCATTTGGATCTGCCCTTCTATTTTCTGCCGTATTTG gGATTAGATTGGCAGCAACACGTAAATTGATTCCTTCAGGGCTTCTTTTGGGCCTCTCTGTTTGTGCACTGGCCATCTTCTTTTCATCgtatatgcatgataaataCATAATCAACGATCCTCTAATCATGTGA
- the LOC116252991 gene encoding non-specific lipid transfer protein GPI-anchored 30 yields the protein MLDHQPSSHINSHSIIENASYRCLYKPRPAQVQSIKAASTTEHPSPSQAKMEKFCMLLMVVVITASVSNAQDTSCLNQLASCLQFLNSTGTPSSSCCDPLKTVIKSNPVCLCNLLNSPTASQAGISLTQAEQLPQRCGENVNASACAAISKTSTNQSSSAHTTCTNKLMIIFAFSAAIIHVLGPV from the exons ATGTTAGATCACCAACCTAGCAGCCACATCAACAGCCACTCAATAATTGAAAACGCCAGTTACAGATGTCTTTATAAACCTCGCCCTGCACAAGTGCAATCAATCAAAGCAGCATCGACCACAGAGCATCCATCACCTTCACAAGCAAAGATGGAGAAGTTCTGCATGTTACTAATGGTTGTTGTCATTACAGCATCCGTCAGTAATGCCCAAGATACATCCTGTCTGAACCAGCTCGCCTCATGTCTCCAGTTCCTCAATTCTACAGGCACCCCTTCCAGCAGCTGCTGTGACCCGCTGAAAACAGTTATCAAATCTAACCCAGTATGCCTCTGCAATCTTCTGAATAGCCCAACAGCTAGTCAGGCCGGCATTAGCCTAACACAGGCAGAACAGTTACCACAGAGGTGCGGGGAGAACGTCAATGCCTCTGCCTGTGCTGCCA TTTCCAAGACATCAACAAACCAATCAAGTTCTGCacatacgacctgcacaaacaagTTGATGatcatttttgctttttcagcAGCAATTATTCATGTCTTAGGTCCAGTATGA